In Lysinibacillus sp. FSL M8-0337, the following proteins share a genomic window:
- a CDS encoding acyl-CoA dehydrogenase has product MHLQFTDEQLMMRDMVRNFSLEKIAPWVERMEAGEFPRELLTQMGKLGLMGITTPEELGGSAMDFTSYIIAINELSKVSAVMGVILSVHTSVGTNPIIYFGNDEQKQRYVPKLAAGEYLGAFCLTEPSAGSDAGSLQSKAVRDGDEYVINGSKVFITNGGEANVYIVFASTNQAAKTRGISAFIVEKGTPGLIIGKDEHKMGLHGSRTVQLTFDNCRIPVANLLGEEGEGFKIAMANLDVGRIGIAAQALGIAEAALEAATAYAKERVQFSKPIAAQQGVGFKLADMATAVEAAKLLVYRAADLRAKGLPCGAEASMAKLFASRTAVQTAIEAVQIFGGYGYTEDYPVERYFRDAKVTEIYEGTSEIQKLVISKYLI; this is encoded by the coding sequence GGTAGAACGTATGGAGGCTGGTGAGTTTCCGCGTGAACTGCTTACACAAATGGGTAAATTAGGTTTAATGGGCATCACAACCCCAGAAGAACTAGGTGGCTCTGCGATGGATTTTACTTCGTACATTATCGCAATCAATGAATTATCAAAAGTGAGCGCAGTAATGGGTGTTATATTATCAGTACATACGTCTGTAGGTACAAACCCTATTATTTATTTTGGTAATGATGAGCAAAAACAACGTTATGTACCGAAGTTAGCAGCAGGTGAATATTTAGGGGCTTTTTGTTTAACAGAGCCAAGTGCGGGTTCAGATGCAGGCTCTTTACAATCAAAAGCAGTACGTGATGGTGATGAATATGTCATTAACGGCTCAAAAGTATTTATTACAAACGGAGGCGAAGCTAATGTTTATATTGTTTTTGCCTCAACTAATCAAGCTGCTAAAACACGTGGCATTTCAGCATTTATTGTTGAAAAGGGTACGCCGGGCCTAATTATAGGTAAGGATGAACACAAAATGGGCCTACATGGTTCACGTACGGTCCAATTAACATTTGATAACTGTCGAATACCAGTTGCTAATCTTCTAGGGGAAGAAGGAGAAGGCTTCAAAATCGCGATGGCAAATTTGGATGTTGGGCGTATAGGAATCGCAGCACAAGCTTTAGGAATTGCTGAAGCAGCTCTTGAAGCAGCGACTGCTTATGCCAAAGAGCGTGTGCAATTTAGTAAACCGATTGCAGCACAGCAAGGAGTCGGTTTTAAGCTAGCCGATATGGCAACGGCTGTAGAAGCGGCAAAACTGCTTGTTTATCGTGCAGCTGATTTACGTGCCAAAGGTTTACCGTGTGGAGCAGAGGCATCAATGGCTAAACTCTTTGCTTCTCGAACAGCTGTACAAACAGCGATTGAAGCTGTACAAATTTTTGGTGGCTACGGCTATACCGAGGATTACCCAGTAGAACGTTATTTCCGTGATGCTAAAGTGACAGAAATTTACGAAGGTACAAGTGAAATTCAAAAACTAGTGATTAGTAAATATTTAATTTAG
- a CDS encoding acyl-CoA dehydrogenase has protein sequence MNFQLTEEHEQLREMIRDFALNEVAPTAAERDENEEFDRAIFDKMAELGLTGIPWPEEYGGAGFDYLAYVIAVEELSRVCASTGVTLSAHTSLAGWPLYKFGTEEQKQKYLRPMAEGKHIGAYGLTEPGSGSDAGGMRTYAKRDGDDYILNGSKIFITNGGVADTYIVFAVTDPEAKNGTSAFIVEAGFAGFSVGKKEKKLGIRSSPTTEIIFDNCRVPKENLLGAEGDGFKIAMTTLDGGRNGIAAQAVGIAQGALDAAVEYAKERVQFGKPITANQGVSFKLADMATHIEASRLLTYQAAWLETNNLPYGKASAMAKLMAGDTAMSVTTEAVQVFGGYGYTKDYPVERFMRDAKITQIYEGTQEIQRLVISRMLTK, from the coding sequence ATGAACTTTCAATTAACAGAAGAACATGAACAATTACGTGAAATGATTCGCGATTTTGCTTTAAACGAGGTAGCACCAACAGCCGCAGAACGCGACGAAAATGAAGAATTTGATCGTGCAATTTTTGATAAGATGGCTGAATTAGGCTTAACAGGGATTCCGTGGCCAGAAGAATATGGTGGTGCGGGCTTTGACTACCTTGCCTATGTCATTGCTGTTGAAGAATTATCTCGTGTCTGTGCTTCAACAGGGGTAACATTATCCGCTCATACTTCTTTAGCTGGTTGGCCGCTATATAAATTTGGTACGGAAGAACAAAAACAAAAGTACCTGCGACCAATGGCAGAAGGTAAACATATCGGTGCTTATGGTTTAACAGAGCCAGGTTCGGGTTCGGATGCTGGTGGTATGAGAACGTATGCAAAACGCGATGGCGATGATTATATTCTGAATGGTTCAAAGATTTTTATTACAAACGGTGGCGTAGCAGATACATATATCGTATTTGCAGTAACAGACCCAGAAGCGAAAAATGGCACGTCTGCTTTTATCGTTGAAGCAGGTTTTGCAGGTTTTTCAGTTGGTAAAAAGGAGAAAAAACTAGGGATTCGTTCATCACCGACAACAGAAATTATTTTCGATAACTGCCGTGTACCAAAAGAAAACTTACTTGGGGCTGAAGGAGACGGCTTTAAAATTGCGATGACAACACTTGATGGTGGACGTAACGGCATTGCAGCTCAAGCAGTAGGAATTGCTCAAGGTGCTTTAGATGCTGCGGTTGAATATGCCAAAGAGCGTGTACAATTCGGTAAGCCAATTACTGCAAACCAAGGTGTGTCCTTTAAATTAGCGGATATGGCAACGCACATTGAAGCATCTCGTCTGCTTACATACCAAGCTGCTTGGTTAGAAACAAACAATCTTCCTTACGGTAAGGCATCAGCAATGGCAAAGTTAATGGCTGGTGATACAGCAATGAGCGTCACAACTGAGGCAGTTCAAGTCTTTGGTGGTTATGGTTACACGAAGGATTATCCAGTAGAACGCTTTATGCGTGATGCGAAAATTACTCAAATTTACGAGGGTACACAAGAGATTCAACGTCTTGTTATCTCGCGTATGTTGACGAAATAA
- a CDS encoding TetR/AcrR family transcriptional regulator has translation MTEKNKRPQVQSTVKDENLIAIRREQMIQGAIKLFKEKGFHRATTREIAKAAGFSIGTLYEYIRTKEDVLYLVCDSIYHHAMERLSSYEIKAGTIEELKEMIREYFLQIDSMVDELTIMYQETKSLSKEAQRYVFSKEFEMVATFERLLKRCVQSGELTMTDQQIHLAANNLVVQGQSWAFRKWALHRQHTLDEYIEMQTTLFISGIKGF, from the coding sequence ATGACAGAAAAGAACAAAAGACCCCAAGTTCAGTCAACCGTGAAAGACGAAAATCTCATTGCCATTCGCCGAGAACAAATGATTCAAGGTGCTATTAAATTATTTAAAGAAAAAGGTTTCCATCGTGCTACCACAAGGGAAATTGCTAAAGCAGCAGGTTTTAGTATCGGTACATTATATGAATATATTCGTACAAAAGAAGATGTACTATACCTCGTTTGTGATAGTATCTACCACCATGCGATGGAACGTCTATCAAGCTATGAGATCAAGGCAGGAACGATAGAAGAGTTAAAAGAAATGATTCGTGAATATTTTTTACAAATTGATAGCATGGTAGATGAATTAACAATCATGTATCAGGAAACGAAATCATTATCAAAAGAAGCACAGCGTTATGTTTTTAGTAAAGAGTTTGAAATGGTTGCTACTTTTGAACGATTGTTAAAACGGTGCGTGCAGTCAGGGGAACTAACAATGACTGATCAGCAAATTCATTTAGCAGCAAATAATTTAGTTGTTCAAGGTCAAAGCTGGGCGTTCCGCAAATGGGCGCTTCACCGTCAACATACGCTTGACGAGTATATTGAAATGCAAACAACATTGTTCATTTCAGGCATTAAGGGGTTTTAA
- the icmF gene encoding fused isobutyryl-CoA mutase/GTPase IcmF — protein MTKVEVYRPKNHVRFVTASSLFDGHDASVNIMRRILQSSGVEVIHLGHNRSVEEVVNAAIQEDAQGIAVSSYQGGHMEYFKYMYDLLREKGAPHIKIYGGGGGVILPREIKELHAYGVAGIFSPEDGRVLGLQGMINEQIKGTDFPTATGDYLEKLDALTTETPEILANLITAAESNNDDETKRMLEEARKRSKGTPILGITGTGGAGKSSLTDELIRRFLKEFPEKRVAILSVDPTKQKTGGALLGDRIRMNAIFNNRVYMRSLATRGSRTELSASIGDVLDVVRVAGYDLIIVETSGIGQGDAEITKFTDLSMYVMTSEFGAPTQLEKIDMIDFADVIAINKFERKGSEDALRQVQKQYQRSRELWDEPIDKMPVYGTIASQFNDKGTNALFAALVHIINQKTGSDWETGYEQFAKTQKQDVIIPNDRRYYLREITDTVRGYHKKTEQQVAFARRLFQLEGAIAAVQEKAPDDALVASLTSLAEGVRDELTAESKRILDNWQALKEAYAGDEFVTKVRDKEIRTILTTTSLSGTKIPKVVLPKFVDYGEILRWVYRENVPGEFPYTAGVFQFKREGEDPKRQFAGEGTPERTNKRFHYLSKDDDAKRLSTAFDSVTLYGEDPDYRPDIYGKVGESGVSICTLEDMKKLYAGFDLCAPSTSVSMTINGPAPIILAMFMNTAIDQQVQLREKELGRPLTVEEFTETREKTLQVVRGTVQADILKEDQGQNTCIFSTEFALRMMGDIQQYFIDKKVRNYYSVSISGYHIAEAGANPISQLAFTLANGFTYVEYYLSRGMNIDDFAPNLSFFFSNGLDPEYTVIGRVARRIWAVVMRDKYGANDRAQKLKYHIQTSGRSLHAQEIDFNDIRTTLQALMALQDNCNSLHTNAYDEAITTPTEESVRRAMAIQMIITKEHGLAKNENPLQGAFIVEELTDLVEEAVLEEFDRINDRGGVLGAMETQYQRGKIQEESMHYEMLKHSGELPIIGVNTYLNPNPPTDDAIDNMEIARASSEEKETQIRNLQLFWQQHEGATEAAIARLQEVAVNNGNIFEELMETVKVASLGQITKALYEVGGQFRRNM, from the coding sequence ATGACAAAGGTAGAAGTGTATCGTCCAAAAAATCACGTACGTTTTGTTACAGCATCAAGTCTTTTTGATGGTCATGATGCTTCGGTCAATATTATGCGACGGATTTTACAATCGAGCGGTGTGGAAGTAATCCATTTGGGCCATAATCGCTCTGTAGAAGAAGTTGTAAATGCTGCGATTCAAGAGGATGCGCAAGGTATTGCTGTATCTTCTTATCAAGGCGGCCATATGGAATACTTTAAATATATGTATGATTTACTGCGTGAGAAAGGTGCACCGCATATTAAAATATACGGAGGCGGTGGCGGTGTTATCTTGCCACGTGAAATTAAAGAATTACATGCTTACGGCGTTGCAGGTATTTTCTCACCAGAAGATGGTCGTGTATTAGGGTTGCAAGGGATGATTAATGAGCAAATTAAAGGTACAGATTTTCCAACTGCAACTGGTGACTATTTAGAAAAGCTAGATGCTTTAACAACTGAAACACCAGAAATTTTGGCAAATTTAATAACAGCAGCTGAATCGAATAATGATGATGAAACGAAAAGAATGCTAGAGGAAGCACGAAAACGCTCAAAAGGAACACCGATTTTAGGGATTACAGGTACAGGTGGTGCTGGTAAATCCTCTTTAACGGATGAGCTTATCCGTCGTTTTTTAAAAGAATTCCCAGAAAAGCGTGTAGCTATTTTATCGGTGGATCCAACAAAGCAAAAAACAGGTGGCGCATTACTTGGAGATCGTATTCGTATGAATGCTATTTTCAATAATCGTGTCTATATGCGAAGTTTAGCAACACGTGGTTCTCGTACGGAGCTTTCGGCTTCTATTGGGGATGTATTAGATGTCGTACGTGTGGCAGGCTATGATTTAATCATCGTTGAAACAAGTGGTATTGGTCAAGGTGATGCAGAAATTACAAAATTCACTGATCTATCCATGTATGTAATGACGAGCGAATTTGGTGCACCGACACAACTTGAGAAAATCGATATGATTGATTTTGCTGATGTCATTGCCATCAATAAATTTGAACGAAAAGGCTCAGAAGATGCACTACGTCAAGTACAGAAGCAATACCAACGTTCTCGAGAGCTTTGGGATGAACCAATCGATAAAATGCCTGTTTACGGCACGATTGCCAGTCAATTTAATGATAAAGGAACGAATGCGTTATTTGCTGCATTGGTTCATATTATTAACCAAAAAACAGGAAGCGATTGGGAAACAGGTTATGAACAATTTGCCAAAACGCAAAAACAGGATGTTATTATTCCGAACGATCGTCGCTATTATCTACGTGAAATAACTGATACAGTGCGTGGCTATCATAAAAAAACAGAGCAGCAAGTGGCATTTGCTCGTCGTTTATTCCAATTAGAAGGAGCTATCGCGGCAGTACAGGAAAAGGCGCCAGATGATGCCCTTGTCGCATCACTTACTTCTTTAGCGGAAGGTGTCCGAGATGAATTAACAGCAGAATCGAAGCGCATTTTAGATAATTGGCAAGCATTGAAAGAAGCCTACGCTGGGGATGAATTTGTAACCAAAGTGCGCGATAAAGAAATTCGTACAATTTTAACGACAACGAGTCTTTCCGGTACAAAAATACCGAAAGTTGTATTGCCGAAGTTTGTAGACTACGGTGAAATTTTACGTTGGGTGTATCGTGAAAATGTACCGGGAGAATTCCCTTATACAGCAGGTGTATTCCAGTTCAAGCGTGAAGGAGAAGATCCGAAACGACAATTTGCCGGCGAGGGTACACCAGAACGTACTAATAAACGCTTCCACTATTTATCGAAAGATGATGATGCCAAACGTTTATCAACTGCGTTTGACTCGGTAACGCTTTACGGTGAAGATCCTGATTACCGTCCAGATATTTACGGTAAAGTGGGAGAATCAGGTGTTTCAATTTGTACGCTTGAGGATATGAAGAAGCTCTATGCTGGCTTTGACCTGTGTGCTCCTTCAACCTCTGTATCTATGACAATTAATGGACCAGCGCCAATTATTTTGGCGATGTTTATGAATACAGCTATTGATCAGCAAGTTCAATTACGAGAAAAAGAACTAGGAAGACCTTTAACAGTTGAAGAATTTACAGAGACGCGTGAGAAAACATTGCAGGTTGTGCGTGGTACAGTACAGGCTGATATTTTAAAAGAAGACCAAGGGCAAAATACATGTATTTTCTCTACGGAATTTGCGCTTCGCATGATGGGCGATATTCAACAATATTTTATCGACAAAAAAGTGCGTAACTACTATTCTGTCTCTATTTCGGGCTATCATATTGCCGAAGCAGGAGCAAACCCAATTTCACAGCTCGCATTTACACTTGCAAACGGCTTTACGTATGTAGAATACTATTTAAGCCGAGGTATGAATATTGATGATTTTGCGCCAAATCTATCATTCTTCTTCTCAAACGGTTTAGATCCGGAGTATACGGTAATTGGCCGGGTAGCACGTCGCATTTGGGCAGTTGTAATGCGCGATAAATACGGTGCAAATGACCGTGCACAAAAGCTTAAATATCATATCCAAACTTCTGGGCGAAGTTTGCATGCTCAAGAAATTGATTTTAATGATATTCGTACAACATTACAGGCGCTTATGGCATTGCAAGATAATTGTAACTCTTTGCATACAAATGCATATGATGAAGCCATTACTACGCCAACAGAGGAATCTGTACGACGGGCAATGGCGATACAAATGATTATTACAAAAGAACATGGCTTAGCGAAAAATGAAAACCCATTACAAGGTGCATTTATCGTAGAGGAATTGACGGATTTAGTAGAGGAAGCTGTGTTAGAAGAGTTTGACCGTATTAATGATCGTGGCGGGGTATTGGGTGCGATGGAAACCCAATATCAACGAGGTAAAATTCAAGAAGAATCCATGCATTATGAAATGTTAAAGCATTCAGGTGAATTACCGATCATCGGTGTTAACACATACTTAAACCCGAATCCGCCGACAGATGATGCGATTGACAATATGGAAATTGCTCGTGCGTCATCAGAAGAAAAAGAAACACAAATTCGTAATTTACAATTATTCTGGCAACAGCATGAGGGGGCAACAGAAGCAGCGATAGCACGCTTACAAGAGGTTGCTGTAAACAATGGCAATATTTTCGAAGAGCTAATGGAAACTGTA